The following are encoded together in the Echinicola jeungdonensis genome:
- a CDS encoding TM2 domain-containing protein → MANVLKHLPELEGMELGYVQGILKNMDDEQANLFAQVYRARRKDNQMILILAILGFFGFAGLHRFILGQIGLGILYLLTVGLCWIGTIVDLVNYKSLAYEYNIKIAHETLNMMSNGGMTGNGGTTPNGNESDEASKGHA, encoded by the coding sequence ATGGCTAATGTATTAAAACACCTCCCGGAACTGGAGGGTATGGAGCTTGGATATGTACAAGGTATCCTTAAAAACATGGATGACGAACAGGCAAATCTTTTTGCTCAAGTGTACCGGGCAAGAAGGAAAGATAACCAAATGATACTTATCCTGGCAATTTTGGGTTTTTTTGGATTTGCGGGTTTGCACCGGTTTATTTTAGGGCAAATAGGCCTTGGCATCCTTTACCTCCTTACAGTAGGGTTATGTTGGATAGGTACCATTGTGGATTTGGTAAATTATAAAAGTCTCGCCTACGAATATAATATCAAAATTGCCCATGAAACTTTGAATATGATGTCCAACGGGGGTATGACAGGTAATGGAGGTACTACTCCAAATGGAAATGAATCTGATGAGGCATCCAAAGGCCATGCATAA